In a genomic window of Penaeus monodon isolate SGIC_2016 chromosome 27, NSTDA_Pmon_1, whole genome shotgun sequence:
- the LOC119590463 gene encoding uncharacterized protein LOC119590463 has translation MGKGDPDEMRSQGEEADSHSCPHCDRKFKRIVNFKTHLKTHEKKKFTCMWCNREFLQERTLVGHICSPVRKRFSCRICGENFHTRQKLQMHIQHKRMQGESCLPKRGEDESDKEVVESASKGDVILDEKSNHISQVALLDEEAKHNSQVDLLEKSDPVSQVDLLDEKSDRISQQLLDSEKKDCSDEVSIRENKPSESNKCDKDDCLIAIKRVDSRVFVVPNVESKSLLLTENFIQQKKPDLPIGCSLAEFCGKRSIIEHEAGSSPKFAKIKHKAEKSLDMQNSVSSMHTSKKDILRGSNRISVIRIQNGKEISRENLDDSELVSLRRERKVNGEDCVQLYRKLCNSEIGLIAQEQTFHQGNKLGGNDCKEKAKANKINFYKQYIANQLTRGNVQLPEKTTCMSKVDLQTNRKEMLYGGINNSGIKNAFACETRKNLSPATLHNVKLPSLQSKTDLLNYDDAHTSFKCIPCKKAFKSLASFQNHRVYHVSKVQQSSSVDKNIADVVNMQQQADDVKITVIDKGKNIPLSWNTTQPTKLKIRVVTKAGRKSLACSKCGQKVQLQHEVQDYVGSPQEHSDAGEMVYISRFPRPSAVLSGKEKFQCSCNQNLARVVGENKSSDSKKDDDTSNNLAVDVKEEMTDDGIFREELERPVVSGRKSELQCSKSGNFAKKDKRLLKNNISSALDVSSFIEAGVKKEQSEDDVSIEDEVHVKKEPSDYDILLRKEMESYELTGFDILDLRVKNPEAFANIKYELSEEDVDIVIKEEQEDTDSLW, from the exons ATGGGTAAGGGTGACCCAGATGAGATGAGGAGCCAAGGGGAAGAGGCAGACTCACACTCCTGCCCCCACTGTGACAGGAAGTTCAAAAGGATAGTCAACTTTAAAACTCACCTCAAAACCCATGAGAAGAAGAAGTTTACGTGCATGTGGTGTAATCGTGAATTTTTGCAGGAACGCACCTTGGTTGGTCATATTTGCTCTCCAGTTAGGAAGAGGTTTAGCTGTAGGATATGTGGCGAAAACTTCCACACCCGGCAGAAACTTCAAATGCACATTCAGCACAAAAGAATGCAGGGTGAGAGTTGCTTGCCCAAACGAGGAGAGGATGAAAGTGACAAAGAAGTTGTGGAGTCAGCAAGCAAAGGAGATGTAATACTTGATGAAAAATCTAACCATATCTCACAAGTAGCTTTACTTGATGAAGAAGCCAAACATAACTCACAAGTAGATTTACTTGAAAAATCTGACCCTGTTTCACAAGTAGATTTACTTGATGAAAAATCTGACCGTATCTCACAA CAGTTACTTGACAGTGAAAAAAAAGACTGTAGTGATGAAGTCAGCATACGAGAAAACAAACCAAGTGAAAGTAACAAATGTGACAAAGATGATTGTCTAATTGCCATAAAGAGAGTCGATTCAAGAGTCTTTGTGGTGCCAAATGTAGAGAGTAAATCATTGCTTTTAACAGAAAATTTTATTCAACAGAAAAAACCTGATTTGCCTATAGGGTGTTCCCTTGCAGAATTTTGTGGGAAAAGGTCAATTATAGAACATGAGGCAGGTAGTTCACCCAAGTTTGCAAAAATTAAGCACAAGGCAGAAAAGTCTCTAGATATGCAGAATTCAGTAAGTTCTATGCACACTAGTAAGAAAGATATATTGCGGGGTAGCAATAGGATTAGTGTTATCCGAATACAAAATGGCAAAGAAATATCCAGGGAAAATTTAGATGATTCTGAACTTGTGTCCCtccgaagagaaaggaaagtgaatgGCGAAGATTGTGTTCAACTGTACAGAAAACTATGTAACAGTGAGATAGGCCTTATTGCTCAAGAACAAACATTTCACCAAGGAAACAAACTTGGGGGTAATGACTGTAAGGAGAAAGCAAAAGCTAATAAAATCAACTTTTATAAACAGTACATAGCCAACCAGTTAACAAGAGGAAATGTACAATTGCCTGAAAAAACTACTTGTATGTCAAAAGTAGATCTACAAACAAATAGAAAGGAGATGTTGTATGGTGGCATTAACAACTCAGGAATCAAAAATGCGTTTGCTTGTGAAACCAGAAAGAATTTATCACCAGCTACTCTTCACAATGTGAAGCTCCCTTCATTACAGTCTAAAACTGACTTACTGAATTATGATGATGCCCATACTAGTTTTAAATGTATTCCTTGTAAAAAAGCTTTTAAGTCTTTGGCCTCATTCCAAAACCATAGGGTCTACCATGTAAGTAAGGTACAGCAGTCCTCTAGTGTAGATAAAAATATTGCAGATGTAGTCAATATGCAACAGCAAGCTGATGATGTAAAAATTACTGTAATAGACAAGGGTAAAAATATACCATTATCTTGGAATACGACTCAGCCCACAAAATTAAAGATACGTGTTGTCACGAAAGCTGGGAGAAAATCACTTGCTTGTTCTAAATGTGGACAGAAGGTTCAGCTACAGCATGAAGTTCAAGATTATGTTGGGTCTCCCCAAGAACATTCAGATGCTGGAGAGATGGTCTATATCTCAAGATTCCCCAGACCTTCTGCTGTTTTGAGTGGGAAAGAAAAATTCCAGTGTTCTTGCAACCAGAATTTGGCTAGAGTTGTAGGTGAAAATAAAAGCAGTGATAGTAAAAAAGATGATGACACTTCAAACAATCTTGCTGTTGATGTGAAGGAAGAAATGACAGATGATGGCATATTTAGGGAAGAGCTGGAAAGACCAGTTGTGTCAGGTAGGAAATCAGAATTGCAATGTTCTAAGTCTGGTAATTTtgctaaaaaagataaaagattacttaaaaataatattagcagtGCATTGGATGTCTCAAGCTTTATTGAGGCTGGGGTGAAGAAAGAACAATCAGAGGATGATGTTTCAATCGAAGACGAGGTTCACGTGAAGAAAGAACCATCGGATTACGACATTTTActaagaaaagagatggagagctATGAACTCACTGGATTTGATATTTTAGATTTGAGAGTAAAGAATCCAGAAGCCTTTGCTAATATAAAGTATGAGCTAAGTGAGGAGGACGTTGATATTGTAAtcaaggaagaacaggaagataCTGATTCATTGTGGTAA